Proteins from one Lacrimispora sphenoides genomic window:
- a CDS encoding DUF4349 domain-containing protein, with protein sequence MRIRKWGFIPSLLFVLCLSACSSKSATMAQNAASDYGGAMPAEINDSVSADSQYENETGEKSVTSLASEAGGGQMLPAGRKLIRNISMNVETNEFETLLSNLQSKITQLGGNVEQSDMSGSRQDRMGSPSPRFANMTVRVPVNQIDSFIDTVETNGNVTNKSESTQDVTLQYSDLESRKKSLEIEQEKLWEFLEKAESIDTVITLQQRLSEIRYQLESMESQLKLYDNQVDYSTVSLSIREVTTFTPIAPESAGTRISNGFTSNLKLFKNVVLSLTIGIITTIPFWFPIAAAATAIIFFRRRRKKKLPAIALTKEEKEPSGTPKV encoded by the coding sequence ATGAGAATAAGAAAATGGGGATTTATTCCGTCTCTTCTGTTCGTTCTCTGCTTAAGTGCATGCTCAAGCAAGTCCGCAACAATGGCCCAGAACGCCGCATCAGATTATGGGGGTGCTATGCCTGCAGAGATAAATGACTCGGTTAGCGCAGACAGCCAGTATGAAAATGAGACGGGGGAAAAGTCGGTAACATCACTGGCAAGCGAAGCCGGAGGCGGCCAGATGCTTCCGGCTGGAAGAAAGCTTATACGGAACATATCCATGAACGTGGAAACGAATGAGTTTGAAACACTACTGTCAAACCTGCAGTCCAAAATCACACAGCTTGGCGGAAATGTGGAACAGTCCGACATGTCAGGCAGCCGGCAGGACCGTATGGGAAGTCCGAGTCCAAGGTTTGCCAATATGACTGTCCGGGTTCCCGTTAACCAAATTGACAGCTTTATCGATACAGTAGAAACAAACGGAAATGTCACGAATAAATCCGAGTCCACCCAGGATGTCACACTGCAGTACAGCGATCTGGAAAGCAGAAAGAAGTCTCTGGAAATAGAGCAGGAAAAGCTGTGGGAATTCCTTGAAAAGGCGGAATCAATTGATACGGTCATCACCCTTCAGCAGAGGCTTTCTGAGATACGCTATCAGTTGGAATCCATGGAATCCCAGCTTAAGCTTTACGACAATCAGGTGGATTACAGTACGGTTTCTCTCAGTATCAGGGAGGTCACCACATTTACTCCCATTGCTCCGGAATCAGCCGGTACCCGCATAAGTAATGGATTTACAAGCAATCTTAAGCTTTTTAAGAATGTCGTGTTAAGCCTTACGATCGGTATCATTACTACGATTCCATTCTGGTTCCCCATAGCAGCAGCCGCCACTGCCATTATCTTCTTCCGCCGGCGAAGAAAGAAAAAACTCCCTGCCATTGCTCTTACCAAGGAGGAGAAAGAACCTTCCGGCACACCCAAAGTTTGA
- a CDS encoding AraC family transcriptional regulator, with protein MDNYEKRGYLNSDFRLFHLTDTKKQDFEYHYHDFDKIIIFIRGSVTYRIEGCAYKLKPYDIILVRHNDIHKPDIDPSVPYERIIVYLSPGFLLAYRSDSYDLSTCFQKSKELHSHVLRIHSMEKSGIYRTLANLEYACTHDGYARDLYCQVVFLEFMIQLNRASLANRVQYLPPSTGDRRIINIMDYINNHLTEEITVETIAEACYISRYHLMHLFKGETGYTLFDYITEKRLTLARDLLRTGMTVTEACFASGFKNYSTFFRAYKKHYHVSPSETIKNV; from the coding sequence ATGGACAACTACGAAAAGCGGGGATATTTAAACAGTGATTTCCGTCTGTTTCATCTGACCGATACAAAAAAACAGGATTTTGAATACCATTACCATGATTTTGATAAAATTATCATATTCATACGTGGATCCGTAACTTACCGGATTGAAGGATGCGCTTATAAACTGAAGCCTTACGACATCATACTGGTCCGCCATAACGATATTCACAAGCCTGACATCGATCCTTCGGTGCCTTATGAACGGATTATCGTCTATCTTTCCCCCGGCTTCTTACTGGCTTACCGGTCCGACAGCTATGATTTGAGCACCTGCTTTCAGAAATCGAAAGAGCTTCACTCCCACGTCCTGCGGATTCATTCCATGGAAAAGAGCGGCATATACCGCACATTGGCGAACCTGGAATACGCCTGTACCCATGACGGATATGCCAGAGATTTGTACTGCCAGGTGGTTTTTCTGGAATTCATGATCCAGTTAAACCGGGCCTCCCTGGCCAACCGGGTACAATACCTGCCCCCTTCCACCGGTGACCGACGCATTATTAACATTATGGACTACATCAACAATCACTTAACAGAGGAGATAACCGTGGAAACAATTGCAGAGGCCTGTTATATCAGCCGTTATCACCTGATGCACTTATTCAAAGGGGAAACCGGCTACACTCTGTTTGATTATATCACGGAAAAACGTCTGACTTTGGCAAGGGATCTGTTAAGAACAGGAATGACGGTTACCGAAGCATGCTTTGCCAGCGGTTTTAAAAACTACTCAACGTTTTTCAGAGCCTATAAAAAACACTATCACGTTTCTCCATCTGAAACTATTAAAAATGTGTAA
- a CDS encoding D-alanine--D-alanine ligase family protein, with amino-acid sequence MKIVVLAGGYSPEREVSLSSGAMITNALIKNGHEVYLLDSYLGVADGEAVCFKSLKDGTDFSWEIGRKVPELDRLSEERKGEGYIGNRVIEICRLADVVFLALHGGAGENGQIQAVFDAYGISYTGTGYEGCLKAMDKPMAKLLMKASGIPTPDWRLYTRGEPLEPFSFPCVVKPCDCGSSVGITMVDKEEQWEQALDSAFAYEDRILAEVKITGREFSVGILGERALPSIEIIPKSGFYDYENKYQAGMTEEVCPARLTEKEEEALGFMALKVHRALGLGYYSRVDFFMEEDGSLYCLEANTLPGMTPFSLLPQEAKAAGISYYELCEDIARHGKGVLS; translated from the coding sequence ATGAAAATAGTCGTGTTGGCGGGCGGTTATAGCCCGGAAAGAGAAGTCTCATTATCTTCAGGTGCGATGATCACAAACGCTCTGATAAAAAACGGACATGAGGTTTACCTGCTGGATTCTTATCTGGGAGTTGCTGACGGAGAAGCGGTCTGCTTTAAAAGCCTTAAAGATGGTACAGACTTTTCCTGGGAAATCGGAAGAAAGGTACCGGAGCTTGATCGTTTGAGCGAAGAACGAAAGGGGGAAGGATATATAGGAAACCGGGTCATTGAAATCTGCAGGCTGGCAGATGTAGTATTTCTGGCCCTGCACGGAGGGGCGGGAGAAAACGGACAGATACAAGCCGTTTTTGATGCTTACGGCATTTCCTATACCGGAACTGGTTATGAAGGGTGTTTAAAAGCCATGGATAAGCCTATGGCAAAACTCCTGATGAAGGCTTCAGGCATACCAACCCCGGATTGGCGTCTTTATACGAGAGGGGAGCCTTTGGAACCGTTTTCATTTCCCTGTGTGGTAAAGCCATGCGACTGCGGATCCAGTGTAGGTATTACCATGGTGGATAAGGAGGAACAATGGGAGCAGGCCCTTGATTCTGCTTTTGCCTATGAAGACCGGATACTGGCGGAAGTAAAAATTACTGGCAGGGAATTTTCTGTTGGTATCCTGGGAGAAAGGGCCCTTCCCTCAATCGAGATCATACCAAAGTCTGGGTTTTATGATTATGAAAATAAGTATCAGGCAGGCATGACAGAGGAGGTCTGCCCGGCAAGGCTGACAGAAAAAGAGGAGGAGGCCTTGGGTTTTATGGCTTTAAAGGTCCACCGCGCTCTGGGGCTTGGCTATTATTCCAGGGTGGATTTCTTCATGGAGGAAGATGGCAGTCTTTATTGTCTGGAGGCCAATACGCTGCCGGGAATGACGCCTTTCAGCCTTCTTCCGCAGGAGGCTAAGGCTGCCGGAATTTCATATTATGAGTTATGTGAGGATATTGCAAGACACGGGAAAGGAGTTTTATCATGA
- the dapF gene encoding diaminopimelate epimerase → MNITLEKYHGLGNDYLIFDPNKNELELTEESVRLICNRNFGVGSDGLLVGPILGQDKLELKILNPDGSEAELSGNGVRIFGKYLKDAGYVQKNRFIVNTLSGQQTIQYLNETGTKIKVSMGKLSFYSDEIPVTGPRREVLNETMMFGSIPYRVTCVTIGNPHCVIWLNDISKELACRIGKHSEAADYFPEKINTELLKVVDRTNIEIEIYERGAGYTLASGTSGCAAAGAAYRMGLTDPKMYVHMPGGVLEVEIEKDGSVLMTGEVGYVGRFTLSHEMTEELRALR, encoded by the coding sequence ATGAATATCACATTGGAAAAATACCATGGACTGGGCAATGATTATCTGATTTTTGATCCCAATAAAAATGAATTGGAGCTGACAGAGGAAAGTGTCCGGCTGATCTGCAACCGGAATTTTGGTGTCGGATCTGACGGGCTTTTGGTTGGTCCGATTCTGGGGCAGGATAAGCTGGAGCTAAAAATCTTAAACCCTGATGGAAGCGAAGCTGAGTTAAGCGGCAACGGAGTCCGGATCTTTGGAAAATACTTAAAGGATGCCGGATACGTACAGAAAAACCGCTTTATTGTCAATACATTAAGCGGGCAGCAGACGATCCAGTACTTAAATGAGACCGGGACCAAAATAAAGGTATCCATGGGAAAACTAAGCTTTTACAGCGATGAAATTCCTGTAACAGGACCGAGGAGAGAGGTACTGAATGAAACCATGATGTTTGGAAGCATCCCTTACCGGGTTACCTGTGTGACCATAGGCAATCCTCACTGCGTCATCTGGCTGAATGACATATCAAAGGAACTGGCCTGCCGGATCGGAAAGCATTCAGAAGCAGCTGATTATTTCCCGGAAAAGATTAATACGGAGCTTTTGAAGGTTGTGGACAGGACCAATATTGAAATTGAGATTTACGAACGGGGAGCCGGATATACCCTTGCCTCTGGAACCAGCGGCTGCGCGGCTGCTGGTGCGGCATACCGCATGGGGCTTACAGATCCCAAGATGTACGTGCACATGCCGGGAGGCGTGCTTGAGGTAGAGATTGAAAAGGATGGCAGCGTGCTTATGACAGGAGAAGTCGGTTACGTGGGAAGATTTACCCTTTCTCATGAAATGACGGAGGAGCTGCGGGCGCTCCGGTAA